Proteins encoded within one genomic window of Pedobacter africanus:
- the galB gene encoding beta-galactosidase GalB has product MLLRKNLVLLMLMLIIGHAAYSLPRLRQPFNQDWKFFLGDDAAAKSPGFNDADWRRLTLPHDWSIEGKFDEKNPAKPEGGGLPTGIAWYRKAFTLPVSMLKKDVFIEFDGVYKNSEVWINGHLLGKRPYGYISFHYELTKYLKAGKNVVAVRVDNSAQPDSRWYSGSGIYRNVWLTATSKVAIDHWGTFLSTPSVSKTKAEVNLNIQIRNQNGFKGSVRVQSQVYDAQGKLVSSASTDRVLLTEKLTGLTQVVNINNPKLWSVDRPDLYKVITRIFINKMVCDSYETPLGIRYFNFDAAKGFSLNGEYMKILGVCLHHDLGALGAAINIRAMERQLEILKNMGCNAIRTAHNPPAPELLDLCDKMGFLVMDEAFDMWAKKKNKQDYHLNWEEWHVRDLQDMVKRDRNHPSVILWSIGNEIREQFDSTGLAMTKELVKLVKDLDTTRPVLSALTETDAKKNFIYQADALDMYGLNYNHKLYKDFAKNYPGQKLLATETTSSLDTRGFYEMPSDSIRRWPKDGKTKFTGGNAEFAASSYDNVSAYWGSTHEETWKEAKKYDHVSGLFVWTGFDYLGEPLPYPWPARSSYFGIADLAGFPKDAYYMYQSEWTSKPVLHVFPHWNWTPGKTVDVWAYYNNADEVELFLNGKSLGTRSKQGDDLHVVWKVQYEPGTLKAVSRKNGRTVLVKEIHTAGKPAKIELVADRRAIAADGSDLSFVTVSILDDEGNLVPGADNLVKFKLEGGGRIAGVDNGFQASLEPFKADYRKAYRGLCLAIVQAGNKAGKLKLTAVSAGLTSAVVEISVKKID; this is encoded by the coding sequence ATGTTATTAAGAAAGAACCTGGTTTTATTGATGCTGATGTTGATTATTGGTCATGCTGCTTACAGTTTGCCTCGTTTACGTCAGCCTTTTAACCAGGACTGGAAGTTTTTTTTAGGTGATGATGCCGCGGCAAAATCGCCGGGTTTTAACGATGCGGACTGGCGAAGGCTTACTTTGCCGCATGACTGGAGCATTGAAGGTAAATTTGATGAAAAGAACCCTGCAAAGCCAGAGGGCGGAGGTTTACCTACAGGTATTGCCTGGTACCGTAAGGCATTTACACTTCCGGTATCCATGCTTAAAAAGGACGTTTTCATCGAATTTGATGGGGTTTATAAAAACAGCGAGGTATGGATCAATGGCCATTTACTGGGCAAACGCCCCTATGGCTATATTTCGTTCCATTACGAACTGACAAAGTATTTAAAAGCGGGTAAAAATGTAGTGGCTGTCAGGGTAGACAATTCTGCCCAGCCTGATTCCCGCTGGTATTCAGGATCCGGCATTTATCGCAATGTATGGTTAACCGCAACCAGTAAAGTGGCCATAGACCATTGGGGGACTTTTTTAAGCACGCCATCGGTAAGCAAAACGAAGGCCGAGGTAAACCTTAACATACAGATCAGGAACCAAAATGGTTTTAAAGGTAGTGTCAGGGTACAGTCGCAGGTTTATGATGCCCAGGGCAAACTGGTGAGCTCCGCAAGTACGGATCGGGTACTGTTAACAGAAAAATTGACCGGGTTAACACAGGTTGTCAATATCAATAATCCAAAATTATGGTCTGTAGACCGGCCTGATTTATATAAGGTAATTACCCGGATTTTCATCAATAAAATGGTCTGTGACAGTTATGAAACCCCATTGGGCATTCGTTATTTTAATTTTGATGCCGCAAAAGGTTTCTCGCTGAATGGTGAATACATGAAAATATTAGGGGTCTGCCTGCACCATGACCTGGGTGCTTTAGGTGCTGCCATTAATATAAGGGCGATGGAACGTCAGCTCGAAATATTGAAAAACATGGGCTGCAATGCCATAAGAACTGCGCATAACCCGCCTGCACCGGAACTGCTTGACCTGTGTGATAAAATGGGTTTCCTGGTCATGGATGAGGCATTTGACATGTGGGCCAAAAAGAAGAACAAGCAGGATTATCATTTAAACTGGGAGGAGTGGCACGTCAGGGACCTGCAGGATATGGTAAAAAGGGACAGGAACCATCCATCGGTTATTTTATGGAGCATAGGCAATGAGATCAGGGAGCAATTTGACAGCACAGGGCTGGCCATGACAAAAGAACTCGTAAAACTGGTTAAAGACCTGGATACCACCCGCCCGGTATTATCGGCATTGACCGAAACCGATGCAAAGAAAAATTTTATTTACCAGGCTGATGCATTGGATATGTACGGACTGAATTATAACCATAAATTGTATAAGGATTTTGCAAAGAATTATCCCGGACAAAAATTACTGGCAACGGAAACCACCTCTTCTTTAGATACACGCGGATTTTACGAGATGCCATCCGACAGCATCAGGAGGTGGCCAAAAGATGGAAAAACCAAATTTACAGGGGGAAATGCTGAATTTGCGGCTTCTTCCTACGATAATGTATCTGCTTACTGGGGTTCAACACATGAAGAAACCTGGAAGGAAGCCAAAAAGTATGATCATGTTTCGGGTTTGTTCGTGTGGACCGGTTTCGACTATTTAGGTGAGCCATTGCCGTATCCATGGCCGGCAAGAAGTTCTTATTTCGGCATTGCAGACCTGGCCGGTTTCCCTAAAGATGCCTATTATATGTACCAAAGCGAATGGACCAGTAAGCCGGTGCTGCATGTGTTCCCGCACTGGAACTGGACACCTGGTAAAACTGTGGATGTATGGGCATATTATAACAATGCTGATGAGGTAGAGCTGTTCCTTAACGGAAAATCTTTAGGAACACGCAGCAAACAGGGGGATGATTTACATGTGGTATGGAAAGTTCAGTACGAACCGGGCACGCTAAAAGCCGTTTCAAGAAAGAATGGCAGGACAGTGCTGGTCAAAGAAATCCATACCGCGGGCAAACCTGCAAAAATTGAATTGGTTGCAGACCGCAGGGCAATTGCGGCCGACGGCAGTGACCTTTCTTTTGTAACGGTAAGCATACTGGATGATGAAGGCAATTTGGTGCCTGGTGCCGATAACCTGGTGAAATTCAAACTTGAAGGCGGAGGCAGAATTGCAGGAGTAGATAACGGGTTTCAGGCCAGTCTGGAGCCCTTTAAGGCAGATTATAGAAAAGCATACAGGGGGCTTTGCCTGGCTATAGTCCAGGCAGGAAATAAAGCAGGAAAGCTAAAACTGACGGCTGTATCTGCAGGATTAACATCAGCTGTGGTAGAGATCAGTGTGAAAAAAATAGATTGA
- a CDS encoding extracellular solute-binding protein: MNNEPIKIAVRKFGPFESAMQKVWDNYCAFSGCTLKAELVPLDLHDLHEATLLNDGLKNGEWDVAHINTDWLLEGITTGAFEDLKPYITANPPSAFPLGWSNSLLASQQFGNRIAGLPFHDGPECLIYRKDLFDDVVEQQRYLEQYGKALSVPRTWSDFVQVARFFNRPEQNLYGTVFACYPDGHNTVFDFCLQLWSRGGTLVDLNGKINVNTPEAVEGLDFYRQMVKDKTAVHPGAVNYDSVQAGAAFARGEVAMMINWFGFAAVCEVDQASTVKGKVDVALLPASEGCKPPSLNVYWLYTIGSGSIYKQVAYDFIRFAVNESNDKLLTLEGGIGCRISTWKDPEINQVVPYYHKLEQLHETAHTLPQKSNWAAIAAEIDRMVLKAINTDQSAQEITATAQNNLNSIDA, from the coding sequence ATGAACAACGAGCCAATTAAAATAGCCGTCCGTAAATTCGGGCCTTTCGAATCTGCCATGCAAAAGGTGTGGGATAACTACTGTGCCTTTTCCGGCTGCACTTTAAAGGCTGAACTTGTGCCTCTGGACCTTCATGACCTGCATGAGGCTACGCTGCTGAACGATGGGTTGAAAAACGGAGAATGGGATGTGGCGCATATCAATACCGATTGGCTGCTCGAAGGAATTACTACTGGTGCTTTTGAAGATCTGAAACCCTATATCACAGCTAATCCCCCCTCAGCATTCCCGCTGGGATGGAGCAATTCATTATTGGCTTCCCAGCAGTTCGGCAACAGGATAGCGGGACTTCCTTTTCATGACGGACCGGAGTGCCTTATCTATAGAAAAGACCTGTTTGATGACGTTGTTGAACAACAACGCTATCTTGAACAGTATGGGAAAGCTTTAAGCGTCCCTAGAACCTGGAGCGATTTTGTGCAGGTAGCCCGTTTCTTTAACCGCCCCGAACAAAACCTTTACGGAACCGTATTTGCCTGTTACCCGGATGGACACAATACGGTCTTTGATTTTTGCCTGCAGTTATGGAGCAGGGGCGGGACACTGGTGGATCTGAACGGGAAGATCAATGTCAACACCCCCGAAGCGGTTGAGGGACTTGATTTTTACAGGCAGATGGTTAAGGATAAAACTGCTGTCCATCCTGGCGCTGTTAACTACGACTCTGTACAGGCAGGTGCAGCTTTTGCGAGGGGAGAGGTGGCCATGATGATCAACTGGTTTGGTTTTGCCGCTGTTTGTGAAGTAGACCAGGCTTCAACTGTAAAAGGAAAGGTGGATGTGGCCCTGCTGCCCGCTTCGGAAGGATGTAAACCTCCATCTTTAAATGTTTACTGGCTTTATACCATTGGATCGGGCAGTATATATAAACAGGTTGCCTATGATTTTATCCGCTTTGCGGTAAATGAAAGCAATGATAAATTACTTACACTGGAAGGTGGGATTGGCTGCCGTATTTCTACCTGGAAAGACCCGGAAATAAACCAGGTAGTACCTTACTACCATAAACTGGAACAACTGCACGAAACTGCACACACCCTTCCGCAGAAAAGCAATTGGGCAGCTATTGCGGCCGAAATTGACAGAATGGTGCTAAAGGCCATAAATACAGATCAATCTGCACAGGAAATTACAGCAACTGCACAGAACAACTTGAATTCAATTGATGCATAA
- a CDS encoding ABC transporter substrate-binding protein, with product MTDKINLKGITWNHSRGFTPMVATAQRFSELNPSVEITWEKRSLQQFADFSIQELAERFDLLVIDHPWAGFAAKTGSILPLDQHLSADYLKDQEMNSVGHSYESYSYDGHQWALPIDAATPVAASRPDLLEQHGLQLPETFENLLSLADKGLVAFAAIPIDVLMNFYTFCCSLGEDPCQQEDLIVSNETGITALRMYRELAAKIHPANFNRNPIQVYEAMTLTDDIAYCPFAYGYSNYSRKGYARKLLHFHDMISLNGQTKLRSTLGGTGLAISSKVKNIAEAVKYAAYVASAACQQTVFFGNGGQPGHLSAWNDAEVNRRSAGFFSGTLPALQRAFLRPRYHGHMFFQDHAGDIVRDYLMQGGPEPKVLEKLNSLYVESRSLQLS from the coding sequence ATGACTGACAAGATTAATTTAAAAGGAATAACATGGAACCATAGCCGGGGCTTTACCCCAATGGTGGCTACAGCGCAGCGTTTTTCGGAGTTGAACCCCTCGGTAGAAATTACCTGGGAGAAAAGAAGTTTACAGCAATTTGCTGATTTTTCGATACAGGAACTGGCCGAAAGGTTTGACCTGTTGGTTATAGACCACCCATGGGCAGGCTTTGCGGCCAAAACCGGGTCAATTCTTCCTTTAGATCAGCACCTTTCTGCTGACTATTTAAAAGACCAGGAGATGAATTCAGTTGGTCATTCGTACGAAAGTTACAGTTATGATGGCCACCAGTGGGCCCTGCCAATTGATGCCGCAACACCAGTGGCAGCCAGCCGGCCCGATCTGCTGGAGCAACATGGCCTGCAATTGCCTGAAACCTTTGAAAACCTGTTGAGCCTGGCCGACAAAGGCCTGGTTGCTTTTGCAGCGATCCCTATAGATGTACTGATGAATTTTTATACTTTTTGCTGTTCACTGGGGGAAGACCCCTGTCAGCAGGAAGACCTGATCGTATCTAATGAAACGGGGATCACCGCGCTCAGGATGTACCGGGAACTGGCCGCCAAAATTCATCCTGCTAATTTTAACAGGAACCCGATACAGGTATATGAAGCCATGACCCTTACGGATGATATCGCTTATTGTCCCTTTGCCTATGGCTATTCCAATTATTCAAGAAAAGGATATGCACGCAAGCTGCTGCATTTTCATGACATGATCTCCTTAAATGGACAAACCAAGCTGCGGAGTACCCTGGGAGGCACAGGACTGGCCATATCATCCAAAGTTAAAAATATAGCGGAGGCTGTAAAATATGCGGCTTATGTAGCGTCAGCGGCCTGCCAGCAGACCGTTTTCTTCGGGAACGGCGGACAACCGGGACATTTAAGCGCCTGGAACGATGCGGAAGTGAACAGACGTTCGGCCGGTTTTTTTAGTGGCACCCTGCCCGCCCTTCAACGTGCATTTCTTCGCCCGCGTTATCATGGGCACATGTTTTTTCAGGATCATGCGGGTGATATCGTCCGCGATTACCTGATGCAGGGTGGTCCGGAGCCAAAGGTGCTGGAAAAGCTGAACAGTTTATATGTTGAATCGAGAAGCCTGCAATTGTCATGA
- the fucP gene encoding L-fucose:H+ symporter permease — protein MNHTTQPEVIADAGPAAGKKYLVPFIFVISLFFLWGMAHNLDSSLIPHLKKACNLSNTQSMLIDTSVFLAYFLMAIPAGMILKRWGYKASMIAGLLVFASGAFLFVPAANQLSYITFLIALFIIGCGLTILETTANPYAAVLGDPAKATSRLNLAASFNGLAAMVAGYIGTRFILSGKSYTKAELAAMTEINRNAYFMEEASSVKMPYIILGSILVLIAVIFCFVRFPEIKTKSIDGEAKGSFLGALRHKHLKWAVVAQFFYVGAQVCVTSSFIRAAQQGAGFTEATAGGYLIAYGFLFTVGRFAGTALLQFISSQKLLSLYAVICILLCLVAVLGTGAYVVYALGGLGFFMSIMFPTIFALGIEGIGDDTKPGSSWLIMSIVGGAIVPVCMGALIDHYNDHVQLGYAIPLLCFVVILYFGLKGYKIAAK, from the coding sequence ATGAACCACACCACACAGCCTGAAGTAATTGCCGATGCTGGTCCTGCCGCAGGTAAAAAATACCTGGTGCCATTTATTTTTGTGATCAGCCTGTTCTTTTTATGGGGAATGGCGCATAACCTGGACTCCAGTTTGATCCCACACTTAAAAAAGGCCTGTAACCTGAGCAATACCCAGTCCATGCTGATTGATACCTCGGTTTTCCTGGCCTATTTTTTAATGGCGATACCTGCTGGTATGATCCTTAAAAGATGGGGCTACAAGGCCAGCATGATTGCAGGCCTGCTGGTGTTCGCCAGCGGTGCATTTTTATTTGTGCCAGCGGCCAATCAGCTGTCGTACATCACTTTTTTAATTGCACTGTTCATTATTGGCTGCGGTTTGACCATTCTGGAAACTACAGCAAATCCCTATGCTGCTGTTCTGGGCGATCCGGCAAAAGCAACAAGCCGGCTAAATCTGGCTGCCTCATTTAATGGCCTTGCGGCAATGGTTGCAGGTTACATTGGTACCCGTTTTATTTTGTCTGGTAAATCTTATACCAAGGCAGAACTGGCTGCCATGACCGAAATCAACCGGAATGCCTATTTTATGGAAGAGGCTTCCTCTGTGAAAATGCCTTATATTATTCTGGGCAGTATTTTAGTGCTCATCGCTGTAATCTTTTGTTTCGTCCGTTTTCCTGAAATCAAAACCAAAAGTATAGACGGCGAGGCGAAGGGGAGCTTTCTGGGCGCATTGAGGCACAAACATTTGAAATGGGCCGTAGTAGCACAGTTCTTTTACGTTGGGGCGCAGGTATGTGTAACCAGTTCCTTTATCCGTGCTGCCCAGCAGGGTGCAGGTTTCACTGAAGCAACTGCAGGTGGTTATTTGATTGCTTATGGCTTCCTGTTTACGGTAGGCCGCTTTGCCGGAACTGCATTGCTGCAGTTTATTTCTTCTCAAAAGTTACTTTCCCTGTATGCCGTCATTTGCATCCTTCTATGTCTGGTTGCCGTTTTGGGAACCGGTGCATATGTGGTTTATGCTTTGGGCGGATTGGGCTTTTTCATGTCGATTATGTTTCCCACCATTTTTGCGCTGGGCATTGAGGGCATTGGGGATGACACTAAACCAGGCTCATCATGGCTCATCATGTCTATTGTTGGTGGTGCCATTGTACCGGTTTGTATGGGTGCATTAATAGATCATTATAACGATCATGTTCAGCTGGGCTATGCCATCCCGCTGTTATGCTTTGTTGTCATTTTATATTTTGGTTTAAAAGGTTATAAAATAGCTGCTAAATAG
- a CDS encoding CaiB/BaiF CoA transferase family protein, giving the protein MKALEDYLVVDFSQFLSGPSASLRLADMGARVIKIERLGIGDICRTLYTSDVIMNGESSVFHAINRNKESFEVDLKDPEDCKMVRELLMKADVMIHNFRPGVMERLGFDYLSVKQINSQIVYAALSGYGEDGNGKGKPGQDLLLQSVTGLTWLSGNAGSGPVAMGLSIVDMLAGSHLAQAILACLFRKITSGEGALVEVSMMGSAYDFQFETITTFMNDGEALPERTAKNNAHAYLGAPYGIYRTSDGFIALAMGSIPVLAGLLDCEALNAYPMLSEAYDKRDEIKAVLAAHLETDTTRKWLSILEPADIWCADVLNWKQLMEHEGFKALNMIQEVEMNDGYTYRTTRCPIRIDGELLVSAKGSPKLGQDNEQIINQFINVNSDIHEQRAN; this is encoded by the coding sequence ATGAAAGCGCTGGAGGATTATTTAGTTGTAGATTTTAGCCAGTTCCTGTCGGGTCCTTCGGCCAGCCTCAGACTGGCAGATATGGGGGCAAGGGTAATTAAAATAGAGCGTTTGGGCATAGGGGATATTTGCCGCACCCTTTATACTTCCGATGTGATCATGAACGGAGAATCGTCTGTGTTTCATGCCATCAACAGGAATAAGGAAAGTTTTGAAGTGGATTTAAAGGATCCGGAAGATTGTAAGATGGTACGTGAACTGCTGATGAAAGCAGATGTCATGATCCATAATTTCAGACCGGGTGTAATGGAGCGGCTGGGCTTTGATTATTTATCTGTAAAACAGATCAATAGCCAGATTGTTTATGCCGCATTGTCTGGTTATGGAGAGGACGGGAACGGAAAAGGAAAGCCCGGTCAGGATTTGCTGCTGCAGTCCGTAACCGGCTTAACCTGGCTTAGCGGAAATGCAGGTAGCGGTCCGGTAGCGATGGGCCTTTCTATTGTAGACATGCTGGCCGGTTCGCACCTGGCCCAGGCTATTCTGGCCTGTCTTTTCCGCAAAATAACCAGTGGCGAAGGTGCACTGGTGGAAGTCAGTATGATGGGGTCTGCGTACGACTTCCAGTTCGAAACCATCACCACCTTTATGAACGATGGCGAGGCGCTGCCTGAGCGTACAGCAAAGAACAATGCACACGCCTACTTGGGTGCCCCCTACGGAATTTACAGAACCAGCGATGGCTTTATTGCCCTGGCCATGGGCTCTATACCTGTACTGGCTGGTTTGCTGGATTGTGAAGCACTGAATGCCTATCCAATGCTATCTGAAGCCTATGATAAGCGCGATGAAATAAAAGCTGTGCTGGCCGCCCATCTGGAAACAGATACGACCAGAAAATGGCTTTCCATACTGGAGCCTGCAGACATCTGGTGTGCCGATGTGTTGAACTGGAAACAATTAATGGAACATGAAGGTTTTAAAGCCTTGAACATGATACAGGAAGTGGAAATGAACGACGGCTATACCTATCGCACAACCCGGTGCCCGATCCGTATCGATGGTGAACTGCTGGTTTCAGCTAAGGGCTCGCCCAAACTGGGGCAGGACAATGAACAGATCATTAATCAGTTTATTAATGTAAATTCGGATATCCATGAACAACGAGCCAATTAA
- a CDS encoding CaiB/BaiF CoA transferase family protein produces MKRPLEGILVLEFCQFLAGPSAGLKLADLGARVIKIERPLKGDACRQLAIKNLFLEEDSLLFHTINRNKESYAADLKNPEDLNLLRKLIARADVMTHNFRPGVMEKIGLDQVSVRQINPKIIYATVTGYGNEGPWAAKPGQDLLVQSVSGLSYLSGSSVDGPVPFGLAVTDIMCGNHLVQGILAALIKRTKTGKSVLVEVSLLESALDVQFEVLTTYLNDGGQLPQRSAVNGSAHAYLSAPYGTYPTKDGYIALAMGDLNRISNIIGCDISGVYTDAHSSFDKRDELLLLLGQTFRTNTNAHWLALLEPHDIWCAPVLNYKEATALEVFKSQQIKQELDLGGGKKIYTTSAPFQIDGQKLCSAKPAPKIGADNQKINEEFDLKFV; encoded by the coding sequence ATGAAAAGACCGCTTGAAGGAATATTGGTATTGGAGTTCTGCCAGTTCCTGGCAGGCCCTTCTGCAGGATTAAAACTGGCAGATCTGGGCGCACGTGTGATTAAAATTGAACGGCCCCTAAAAGGTGATGCCTGCCGGCAGCTCGCCATTAAAAATCTTTTTTTGGAAGAAGATAGCCTGCTGTTTCATACCATTAACCGGAACAAAGAGTCTTACGCTGCTGATTTGAAGAACCCCGAAGACCTGAACCTATTGAGGAAGCTGATCGCGAGGGCAGATGTGATGACCCATAATTTCAGGCCCGGTGTAATGGAAAAAATAGGACTGGATCAGGTGTCTGTCAGGCAAATCAATCCAAAAATCATCTATGCCACTGTAACAGGATATGGGAACGAGGGGCCCTGGGCTGCAAAGCCCGGGCAGGACCTGCTGGTACAATCTGTTTCCGGCCTCAGCTACCTTTCAGGAAGCAGTGTAGATGGCCCTGTACCCTTTGGGCTGGCAGTTACCGATATCATGTGTGGCAACCACCTGGTGCAGGGTATTCTTGCTGCTTTGATTAAGCGTACGAAAACCGGTAAAAGCGTACTTGTTGAAGTCAGTCTGCTCGAATCGGCATTGGATGTACAGTTTGAGGTGCTGACTACTTATTTAAATGACGGTGGTCAATTGCCGCAAAGGAGTGCAGTCAACGGCAGTGCACATGCCTATTTAAGTGCACCCTATGGAACTTATCCGACTAAAGACGGCTACATTGCGCTTGCTATGGGCGATCTGAACAGGATCAGCAATATCATTGGCTGTGACATTTCAGGAGTTTACACAGATGCACATTCTTCTTTTGACAAAAGAGATGAACTGCTGCTGCTGCTGGGACAGACTTTCAGAACCAATACCAATGCGCATTGGCTGGCCCTGCTGGAACCGCATGACATCTGGTGTGCACCAGTACTGAATTACAAAGAAGCTACTGCACTGGAAGTATTTAAAAGTCAGCAGATCAAACAGGAGCTGGATCTGGGCGGTGGTAAGAAAATTTATACCACAAGCGCACCTTTTCAGATAGATGGCCAGAAACTTTGCTCGGCCAAACCAGCACCAAAAATTGGTGCTGACAACCAGAAGATTAATGAAGAATTTGATTTGAAATTTGTATGA
- a CDS encoding MaoC/PaaZ C-terminal domain-containing protein codes for MYFRSIFFEDYLLEEKRITLGRTITETDFVVHAGHTGDFFPHHMDEEWCKTQPFKHRIAHGTMVFSIGIGLTASEINPEAFSKGYDRLRFVKPVFIGDTIHSEVTISEKAEAKKPEYGTVTEHVEIKNQHGEVVLVCDHLLLVKKK; via the coding sequence ATGTATTTCAGATCGATATTTTTTGAGGATTACCTGCTGGAGGAAAAGAGGATAACACTGGGACGGACCATCACGGAAACAGATTTCGTAGTCCATGCAGGCCATACAGGCGATTTTTTTCCGCACCATATGGATGAAGAATGGTGTAAAACGCAACCTTTTAAACACCGCATCGCCCATGGTACCATGGTGTTTAGCATTGGCATAGGGCTTACCGCCTCTGAAATCAATCCCGAGGCTTTTTCCAAGGGTTATGATCGACTGCGTTTTGTGAAGCCGGTTTTCATTGGTGATACCATCCATTCAGAGGTTACGATTTCTGAAAAGGCTGAGGCCAAAAAACCTGAGTATGGAACAGTAACCGAGCATGTTGAGATCAAGAACCAGCACGGGGAAGTAGTGCTGGTATGTGACCACCTGCTGCTGGTAAAAAAGAAATAG
- a CDS encoding Gfo/Idh/MocA family protein has translation MISIPYKPQLPNTIQPIIIIGAGGIVADAHLPAYKKAGFKVHGIVNRTRERAEKLAATFQIPNVYGSVAEAVAQAPENVVYDLTIMPEQYLEVLGQLPDGAAVLIQKPMGDDFGQAKEIVQLCRQKKLLAAINFQLRFAPFVSAARYMVEQGLIGDLYDIEVRVTIKTPWEIFPHVIVHPRLEIQYHSIHYIDMVRSFLGEPESVLAKTLKHPAKALSSSRSTILFDYGDTLHAVINTNHDHDFGPHNQESFIKWEGTKGAIKAKMGLLMDYPHGVPDVFEYCLVEEGKAPEWKVLELEGSWFPEAFIGTMSSLMCYKEGSSAILHTSVEDVVKTMAVVESAYLSSDRGGVRPAEQLNNN, from the coding sequence ATGATAAGCATACCCTATAAACCCCAGCTACCCAATACCATTCAGCCCATCATCATTATAGGTGCAGGGGGCATTGTAGCTGATGCCCATCTTCCGGCCTATAAAAAGGCAGGCTTTAAGGTTCATGGAATTGTGAACCGGACAAGGGAAAGGGCAGAAAAACTGGCGGCAACATTCCAGATCCCCAATGTATATGGCTCGGTAGCCGAAGCAGTAGCACAGGCACCCGAAAATGTAGTGTATGATCTGACCATAATGCCCGAACAGTACCTGGAAGTGCTCGGACAGTTGCCCGATGGGGCAGCCGTATTGATCCAGAAACCAATGGGAGATGATTTTGGGCAGGCCAAAGAGATCGTGCAACTTTGCAGACAGAAAAAACTGCTTGCCGCCATCAATTTCCAATTGCGCTTTGCACCCTTTGTGAGTGCTGCACGGTATATGGTTGAGCAGGGCCTGATTGGCGACCTCTACGATATAGAGGTGAGGGTAACCATTAAAACACCATGGGAGATATTCCCGCACGTGATCGTGCACCCACGCCTGGAAATCCAGTACCATAGCATCCATTACATTGATATGGTCCGCTCTTTTTTGGGAGAACCTGAAAGTGTATTGGCCAAAACCCTGAAACATCCGGCCAAAGCATTGTCCTCTTCGCGCTCTACCATATTGTTTGACTACGGCGATACCCTGCATGCAGTGATCAACACGAACCACGACCATGATTTTGGGCCGCATAACCAGGAAAGTTTTATCAAATGGGAAGGTACAAAAGGAGCCATAAAAGCGAAAATGGGTTTGCTGATGGACTATCCGCATGGAGTACCCGATGTATTTGAGTATTGCCTTGTGGAAGAAGGTAAAGCGCCGGAATGGAAGGTTCTGGAACTGGAGGGTTCCTGGTTTCCTGAAGCATTTATAGGGACGATGTCCAGCCTTATGTGTTATAAAGAAGGCTCTTCAGCCATATTGCATACAAGCGTGGAAGATGTGGTTAAAACAATGGCTGTGGTAGAAAGCGCTTATCTGTCTAGCGACAGGGGTGGCGTAAGACCCGCTGAACAACTGAACAACAATTAA